Proteins from one Vespa crabro chromosome 11, iyVesCrab1.2, whole genome shotgun sequence genomic window:
- the LOC124427926 gene encoding histone-lysine N-methyltransferase ash1 produces MSGDSGWSAVIHHPSELELQNWNWEENDGEQERELPSTVDMDAIKGGGSWDPANGANGTDSIDSEEDSDSDEESSGGTEGSCSYSDSNSESDDESSGEEEEGEDTGSNSDCTSEHSEQTFSIQETNFESGALKLKITMKGPKKEDIDKSKYDKNRRNMTKKIKATSRGVKSSECSSDDSDSSASQNFQHTQQAIIQQSQQQQQQQQQQQQQQQQQQPQQQQQQQQQQQQQQQHQHQPLQEINQEDLAAILPDQEHEDAPFDGFEDSESGRLVSKAIERMSLGADSDTSENGDQNPIPVYSSSLLQQFVEKTALLSEPRKRRSKLGKKLNDTEYPCVSNVSPDSGIQSVDNSPLHLAISPVSPPVPTQSPVQPIVPKPAVNVDRVLYPPKRKPGRPAKAVSTQPRGPGRPRLKPELTEKIEKVEKHERKVTQSQQKVVKKEVTPGKRGKVKTLAKSTTAQQDAPAIKRVKDKKPFQNNKRSSTVKVLQEKASKKNEKASPARVKCLSRTVANKAMRETTQCDSKVCKKLKQEKPNVSNKGMMPVTTRQKQSSCERNASEQKTLHPNKRSSKENRNNVPSTTRKQSPLKKSVPQTTRRVLKENKCNKKSNSTFETNGVSVQTLISLPIGEVLKTENVENVSNKCDKATQPIHTHCHKHHHHKHRRRLLMPPKNPIRIDPCIIQELEKLIEEFTRSCSLGRNNNNSNHTELPQIFRVKKLTKKRKGDVSSNDDQKLKRRLKKEKVLLSSDSKSNTNTSTNSNPNEQRLPLKKRHYHVSSPHSSQSSNASCTDTNPNESNSTESHIEEAIEATINRYGGSSASSVHEENVVITPKKRLRDNENAVPEKQGNNSGESLEDKPLNQLEVQPRRKKKIVKDLRVTVTKLSSESHGLLTEKVDKSEKSTNEKNLKNHVDKSIKSDKVVAEKVVKVDKNQADKVEKIDSSIDENDHLEKHIKVDAEESITENSNVQEGGLEKKIKQDNVLNVPNPVNSSAALLLTKKKMRRRKTINRTGFPTLKKKKKKIFTATDTTVMKKGTIIPGTNAMPKDQDSMEGDIKESKLDSKVVSLSNDKISDGVTIEDDIKVKNGNNAKSQSHVDVKDFEDSNSGRNITSSNSGSDEILDSCPGQLRVRKDLVESDSSTPSDKIYPVKFEKLQDCRIYDENASLEESLERYTQNQRIAELNEENLKKLERANAHNNVKMELSACFNNNHKKRRGSASPCNLTLRNAKRLRGAGYDTESDVLPGSDVTSDEHETGKQSSIPHTRKKQSRWKKRYLQAGLFSEYNKEDDSKKISTTESNSGKNKLLCDTNDHSSALLPASYQCGKLLRQRKMPFQLPYDLWWLHTHSRLPGRDLVPSWNYKKIRTNVYYDVKPTTLYEAQACECKPESGCGDDCINRMVFSECSPQFCPCGEKCENQRIQKHDWAPGLQRFMTEDKGWGVRTQQSIKSGDFILEYVGEVVSEREFKSRMATRYANDTHHYCLHLDGGLVIDGHRMGGDGRFVNHSCEPNCEMQKWSVHGLPRMALFASRDINPGEELTYDYNFALFNPSEGQQCRCGSSACRGVIGGKSQRVPRTITSIPSQIESTERRSVGRPRKNVRKSNTVQSTNSKGICKSRKVGDSSLVNAPMLKPMSHQQRCFAQQHHCFLLRNLEKVRRLKSSINQVQVQNGKTKCSSTHNIKEKSSGDSKTQSDAFFSQLTALTNTNARTVRTRRLAQAQDDPEVHKTAKLAKVLKDLYSIVANANDENGQLLCTPFVNLPAKRKLPDYYEKIPDPIDLSTIDQCIGTGHYKTAEQFDQDMIRLFDNNVRFFGRTSEVGIAAARLRKLYLGSKPDFVEAITEATGSPPSQGFLPPRGSTAGEEDVIRCICGLHRDEGLMIQCERCLVWQHCDCVKADTSIESYLCERCQPRPVDLEIPLEGEEEEEGKKHYVTLLRGDLQLRQGDTVYVLRDTPEKHTYKTIQKPDYEQMDIFRIERLWKNTEGERFVFGHHYLRPHETYHEPTRKFYENEVVCAPLYEAVPCDLVAERCWVLDPHTYCKGRPVGSTPEHTYVCEYRVDRAARLFTKVARARHQVCTKPYAFETFSQRIKHYRTYLPHSLDGINVGTKINKDKKKNNQDADSNHNQKTESTDNTKVNSKDKASNSRTRRRSSEILTITPTVTSYAQREEQRKRLNSILINLLQKMPNKKDPLDLSFLLERNRRNRKRPIGLNP; encoded by the exons ATGTCTGGTGATTCAGGATGGAGTGCTGTTATCCATCATCCTTCAGAATTAGAATTACAGAATTGGAATTGGGAAGAAAACGATGGAGAACAGGAAAGAGAACTTCCTTCGACAGTTGATATGGATGCGATAAAAGGTGGAGGTAGCTGGGATCCTGCTAATGGAGCTAATG gaACTGACTCGATTGATTCTGAAGAAGATTCTGATTCCGACGAGGAAAGTTCTGGGGGAACCGAGGGTAGCTGTTCTTATTCAGATTCAAATTCAGAATCCGACGACGAAAGTAgcggggaggaggaggaaggagaagacACAGGATCTAATTCAGATTGTACATCTGAACATAGCGAGCAAACATTTTCAATTCAAGAGACAAATTTTGAATCG GGAGCGCTTAAACTAAAGATCACCATGAAGGGtccaaaaaaggaagatattgataaaagtaaatatgataaaaatcgaagaaatatGACAAAAAAGATCAAAGCGACGAGTCGTGGAGTAAAA TCTTCAGAATGTAGCAGCGATGACTCCGATTCATCGGCAAGTCAGAATTTCCAACACACGCAACAAGCGATCATTCAACAAtcgcagcaacaacaacaacaacaacaacagcagcagcagcagcagcagcagcaacaaccgcagcagcagcagcagcagcagcagcagcagcaacagcagcagcagcatcagCATCAGCCACTTCAAGAAATAAACCAAGAAGACTTGGCAGCTATTTTACCGGATCAAGAACACGAGGATGCGCCGTTTGATGGATTTGAGGACTCGGAAAGTGGTCGTTTAGTATCGAAAGCTATCGAACGTATGTCGTTAGGAGCGGACTCGGACACTAGTGAAAATGGTGATCAAAATCCTATACCTGTATATAGTTCTTCGCTTTTACAACAATTCGTCGAAAAGACGGCGCTTTTGTCGGAGCCTCGAAAGAGACGTAGTAAATTGGGAAAGAAACTCAACGATACCGAATATCCGTGCGTATCAAACGTTTCACCGGATTCAGGCATTCAATCTGTAGATAATAGTCCATTGCATTTAGCAATTAGTCCAGTTAGCCCGCCAGTTCCCACGCAATCACCTGTACAGCCTATTGTTCCAAAACCAGCTGTTAATGTGGATAGGGTTTTGTATCCGCCTAAGAGAAAACCAGGTAGGCCGGCTAAGGCCGTATCGACCCAACCCCGTGGCCCTGGAAGGCCCAGATTAAAGCCAGAACTTActgagaaaatagaaaaagttgAGAAACATGAAAGAAAAGTTACGCAGTCGCAGCAAAAGGTCGTCAAGAAAGAAGTTACTCCAGGTAAGAGAGGAAAGGTGAAAACCTTGGCAAAATCAACGACAGCTCAACAAGATGCGCCTGCAATTAAAAGAGTTAAAGATAAGAAGCCTTTCCAAAATAATAAGCGGTCTAGTACAGTGAAAGTTTTACAAGAGAAAGCtagtaagaaaaatgaaaaagcatCACCGGCTAGAGTTAAGTGCCTAAGCAGAACGGTAGCGAATAAAGCTATGCGAGAAACGACACAATGTGATAGCAAagtttgtaaaaaattaaaacaagagAAACCTAATGTATCTAATAAAGGCATGATGCCGGTAACGACGCGTCAGAAACAGTCTTCTTGTGAGCGTAATGCAAGTGAACAAAAAACTTTGCATCCCAATAAAAGAAGCtcgaaggaaaatagaaataacgttCCAAGTACGACGAGAAAGCAAAGCCCGTTGAAGAAATCCGTTCCGCAAACTACGCGGCGcgttttaaaagaaaacaaatgtaataaaaagagtaattcAACGTTTGAAACAAATGGCGTAAGCGTCCaaacgttaatatccttacCTATCGGTGAAGTATTAAAGACGGAAAATGTAGAAAATGTATCTAATAAGTGTGACAAGGCGACGCAACCGATACACACTCATTGTCATAAGCACCATCATCACAAACATCGTCGGCGATTGTTAATGCCACCGAAAAATCCAATTCGTATCGACCCGTGTATCATACAGGAATTAGAAAAGCTGATCGAGGAGTTTACTAGATCTTGTAGTTTaggcagaaataataataattctaatcatACGGAGTTACCACAAATTTTTCGAGTAAAAAAGCTCacaaagaagaggaaaggtgATGTCAGTTCGAACGACGATCAGAAGTTAAAAAGACgcttaaagaaggaaaaggtaCTTTTGAGCTCAGATTCAAAAAGCAATACAAACACGAGTACAAATTCTAATCCAAATGAACAAAGATTGCCGTTGAAGAAAAGGCATTATCATGTGTCTAGTCCGCATAGCTCCCAGAGTTCAAATGCTAGTTGTACCGATACCAATCCGAATGAATCTAATTCGACTGAAAGCCATATAGAGGAAGCAATTGAAGCTACGATAAATAGGTATGGCGGCAGTTCAGCGTCTTCTGTTCATGAGGAAAACGTCGTAATAACACCGAAAAAGAGACTTAGAGATAATGAAAATGCAGTACCTGAAAAACAAGGAAACAATTCTGGTGAATCTTTAGAGGATAAACCGTTAAATCAATTGGAAGTACAACctcgaaggaagaagaaaattgtaaaagatCTTAGGGTTACGGTTACGAAGTTGTCATCCGAAAGTCACGGATTATTAACGGAGAAAGTTGATAAGTCTGAGAAATCTacgaatgagaaaaatttgaagaatCATGTAGACAAATCAATCAAGTCGGACAAAGTAGTTGCAGAAAAGGTCGTAAAGGTTGATAAGAATCAAGCGGATAAAGTGGAAAAAATTGATTCGTCGATTGATGAAAATGATCATTTAGAAAAACACATAAAAGTCGATGCAGAGGAAAGTATAACGGAGAATAGTAACGTGCAAGAGGGTGGGCttgagaaaaagattaaacaaGATAACGTATTGAATGTTCCAAATCCAGTAAATTCTTCTGCAGCGTTACTtcttacaaagaaaaaaatgcgaAGGCGTAAGACTATCAATCGTACGGGCTTTCctacattaaagaaaaagaaaaagaaaatatttaccgCGACTGATACGACTGTAATGAAAAAGGGAACTATTATACCCGGAACCAATGCAATGCCTAAAGATCAAGATTCCATGGAaggagatataaaagaaagtaaactGGATAGCAAAGTGGTATCCCTGTCAAACGACAAAATTTCGGATGGTGTTACAATTGAAGATGACATCAAAGTCAAAAACGGAAATAATGCTAAATCACAGAGTCACGTAGACGTTAAAGATTTTGAGGATTCTAATTCGGGACGTAATATAACATCTAGTAATAGTGGTTCCGATGAAATATTGGACTCTTGTCCAGGACAATTGAGAGTACGTAAAGATCTCGTTGAATCCGATAGTAGTACTCCTTCCGATAAGATATATCCGGTTAAGTTTGAAAAACTTCAAGATTGTAGAATTTACGATGAAAATGCGTCGTTAGAAGAATCTCTTGAAAGATATACTCAAAATCAAAGAATAGCCGAACTTAATgaggaaaatttaaaaaagttaGAACGTGCTAATGCTCATAATAATGTGAAAATGGAGCTATCGgcttgttttaataataatcataagaagagaagaggatcAGCCAGTCCGTGTAATTTAACATTGAGAAATGCAAAACGCTTACGAGGTGCTGGCTATGATACGGAAAGCGACGTTCTTCCTGGCAGTGATGTAACTAGCGATGAGCATGAAACTGGGAAACAATCAAGTATACCGCACACTAGGAAGAAACAATCTAGGTGGAAAAAACGCTATTTACAAGCAGGCCTTTTTTCCGAATACAATAAGGAAGATGATTCCAAGAAAATCTCAACTACCGAGTCTAATTCTGGgaagaataaattattgtgTGATACGAATGATCATTCATCCGCTTTATTACCTGCTTCCTATCAATGTGGTAAACTTTTACGTCAACGAAAAATGCCATTTCAATTGCCATACGATTTGTGGTGGTTACATACTCATTCGAGATTACCAGGTAGAGATCTAGTGCCATCTTGGAATTACAA GAAAATTAGAACAAACGTTTATTATGATGTCAAACCAACAACTTTATACGAGGCACAGGCCTGTGAATGTAAACCAGAAAGTGGTTGTGGCGATGATTGCATTAATCGTATGGTATTCAGCGAATGTTCCCCGCAGTTCTGTCCTTGTGGTGAGAAATGTGAAAATCAAAGAATTCAAAAACATGACTGGGCACCAGGACTGCAGAGGTTTATGACAGAAGACAAAGGTTGGGGTGTAAGAACCCAACAATCCATTAAATCAGGAGATTTTATTCTAGAATATGTCGGTGAAGTTGTTTCGGAGCGAGAATTTAAATCCAGGATGGCAACAAG ATACGCCAATGATACGCATCATTATTGTTTACACTTGGACGGAGGTTTGGTAATTGACGGTCATCGTATGGGTGGCGATGGGAGGTTTGTTAATCATTCGTGTGAACCTAATTGCGAAATGCAAAAGTGGAGTGTACATGGACTACCGCGAATGGCTTTATTTGCGTCCAGAGATATAAACCCTGGGGAAGAACTAACGTATGATTACAATTTTGCTCTCTTTAATCCATCGGAAGGCCAGCAATGTAGATGCGGTAGTAGCGCGTGCAGAGGAGttatag GTGGAAAAAGTCAAAGGGTGCCAAGAACTATTACCTCGATTCCTTCTCAAATAGAATCTACAGAAAGAAGATCAGTGGGTAGGCCCCGTAAAAATGTTCGTAAATCCAACACGGTGCAATCCACTAATTCTAAAGGAATTTGCAAATCGCGCAAAGTAGGCGATTCTAGTCTCGTTAATGCACCTATGCTGAAACCAATGTCGCACCAACAACGTTGTTTCGCCCAGCAACATCATTGCTTCCTATTAAGAAACTTAGAGAAAGTAAGACGACTTAAATCTTCGATTAATCAAGTGCAAGTACAAAATGGTAAAACAAAATGTAGTAGTACGCATaatattaaggaaaaaagTTCTGGCGATTCAAAGACGCAATCGGACGCATTCTTTTCTCAATTAACGGCATTAACGAATACTAATGCAAGAACCGTACGTACACGAAGACTTGCACAAGCGCAGGATGATCCAGAAGTGCATAAGACTGCCAAATTAGCTAAG gtgcTAAAAGATTTATACTCTATAGTAGCAAACGCTAATGATGAAAATGGCCAATTATTGTGCACACCATTTGTGAATTTACCtgctaaaagaaaattacctGATTATTACGAAAAAATACCAGATCCTATAGATTTGAGTACTATAGATCAATGTATTGGCACCGGCCATTATAAAACTGCAGAACAATTTGATCAAGATATGATCAGACTTTTTGATAACAATGTCAGGTTCTTTGGCAGAACATCCGAAGTTGGAATAGCGGCCGCAAGacttagaaaattatatttgggAAGTAAACCTGATTTTGTAGAAGCTATTACGGAAGCAACGGGCTCACCTCCGTCTCAAGGATTCTTACCTCCGCGAGGATCTACCGCTGGAGAAGAAGATGTTATCAGATGTATATGTGGATTGCATAG GGACGAGGGCCTAATGATTCAATGCGAACGTTGTCTCGTATGGCAACACTGTGATTGTGTCAAAGCTGATACAAGCATTGAATCTTATTTGTGCGAAAGATGTCAGCCAAGACCGGTTGATCTAGAGATACCATTGGAAggtgaggaagaagaagaaggcaaGAAACATTATGTAACCTTATTGCGAGGAGATCTACAACTTAGACAAGGAGATACGGTATATGTATTAAGAGATACACCTGAAAAGCATACGTATAAAACTATTCAAAAGCCTGATTACGAACAGATGGATATCTTTAGAATCGAACGACTTTGGAAAAATACCGA gGGAGAAAGATTTGTCTTTGGTCATCATTATTTAAGACCTCATGAAACTTATCATGAACCAACTCGAAAGTTTTATGAAAATGAAGTAGTATGCGCTCCGTTGTACGAAGCAGTTCCATGTGACCTTGTTGCCGAACGTTGTTGGGTCCTTGATCCGCATACTTATTGCAAAG GCCGACCAGTTGGGTCTACACCAGAGCATACTTATGTTTGTGAGTATCGCGTTGATCGCGCTGCACGTCTTTTTACAAAAGTTGCCAGAGCCAGACATCAGGTGTGCACGAAACCTTATGCATTCGAAACATTTTCGCAACGGATTAAACATTATCGCACATACTTG CCTCACAGTCTTGATGGTATTAACGTTGGcactaaaattaataaagataagaaaaagaataatcaagATGCAGATAGTAATCATAATCAGAAAACGGAGTCAACTGATAATACGAAAGtaaatagtaaagataaagCGTCTAATAGCAGGACTAGACGGAGATCGAGTGAAATTTTAACTATTACGCCAACTGTTACATCTTATGCTCAG AGGgaagaacagagaaagagactgaATAGTATTCTGATTAATTTGTTGCAAAAAATGCCAAACAAGAAAGATCCATTGGATTTATCCTTCCTTCTGGAAAGGAACAGACGAAATCGTAAAAGACCAATCGGACTCAATCCGTGA